Proteins from a single region of Malassezia restricta chromosome IV, complete sequence:
- a CDS encoding methionine permease produces MTGSFDKQAGEKKIVTEEGSLSDLPSDEETRLGHPGSSPDSKTEAGEDYPPAEVHYDELPQGRQLGTISAIFLMVNRILGTGVFSTTSTILEQSGSAGMSIIYWVIGGVIAGCGFAVYAEFATAMHRNGGELNYLQHVYRKPKHLVASAYAAQALLLGQAAGNANAAGQYFLRAGKDPNRVGEETDEWSSKGIGIAVILSALFMHAALPKYGLIFQNTVGLFKVVILLLIVFAGFAALAGRTIGPAPDNLSHAFVNSRSDVYGVCQCIYNAIWSYVGYSNLFYALGEVKNPARTMKIAGIVSLVTLTILYVLCQVAYFAAVPMDEILNSKQIIAAAFFKHMFGERSAKALSVFVALSAVANVFAVLFAQGRLNQALGRDNIIPFAKMFASNRPFNTPLAGLSWHAIVTLILMLAPPQGDAYQLVLSLAQYPLNVVNTAVGLGLCLTYVPVSSRFRVPWLREWRPTFRATLPIAIFFTLVSAFLVVVPWIPPPSEEEATFKDIWYGMAPSIALGFFGAGALYWFCWYVLMPAVGKYKLVERQSSLKDGTPITVFDRVHPSEVDDHVSYNSST; encoded by the coding sequence ATGACGGGCTCATTCGATAAACAAGCCGGGGAGAAAAAAATAGTAACGGAGGAGGGCTCCCTCAGTGACTTGCCTTCGGACGAAGAGACCCGGCTGGGCCACCCGGGATCGTCGCCCGATTCCAAGACCGAGGCCGGTGAAGATTACCCCCCAGCTGAAGTACACTATGACGAGTTGCCTCAAGGCAGGCAGCTCGGCACTATATCCGCCATCTTCCTTATGGTAAATCGAATCCTGGGTACAGGTGTCTTCTCTACGACATCCACTATATTGGAGCAGAGCGGAAGTGCTGGTATGAGTATTATCTACTGGGTCATCGGCGGAGTCATTGCTGGTTGTGGGTTTGCCGTGTATGCTGAGTTTGCTACGGCGATGCACCGCAATGGTGGTGAGCTTAACTATCTACAGCACGTGTACCGCAAGCCCAAGCATTTGGTGGCGTCTGCTTATGCTGCACAGGCTTTGCTACTTGGTCAGGCAGCCGGTAATGCGAATGCCGCGGGTCAGTACTTCTTACGAGCAGGCAAGGATCCTAACCGAGTGGGTGAAGAAACTGACGAATGGAGCTCCAAGGGTATCGGAATCGCGGTCATTTTGTCTGCCTTGTTCATGCACGCTGCCTTGCCCAAGTATGGCCTCATTTTCCAAAACACCGTTGGTCTGTTCAAGGTCGTTATTCTTTTGCTCATTGTGTTTGCTGGCTTTGCTGCGCTTGCCGGTCGCACAATCGGTCCAGCACCAGACAACCTGTCACACGCGTTTGTCAACTCGCGCTCGGACGTGTATGGTGTCTGTCAATGCATTTACAATGCTATCTGGAGTTATGTCGGATACTCCAACTTGTTTTATGCGCTGGGTGAGGTCAAGAACCCCGCGCGCACCATGAAAATTGCAGGCATTGTGTCATTAGTCACTCTAACCATTCTCTACGTACTGTGCCAGGTGGCTTATTTCGCCGCTGTGCCTATGGACGAGATCTTAAACAGCAAGCAGATTATCGCTGCTGCGTTTTTCAAGCACATGTTTGGTGAACGCTCTGCGAAAGCGCTTTCGGTTTTTGTGGCACTTTCTGCCGTTGCAAATGTCTTTGCTGTTCTTTTTGCGCAAGGTCGCTTGAACCAGGCTCTTGGGCGTGACAATATTATTCCTTTTGCCAAAATGTTTGCCTCGAATCGCCCTTTCAACACGCCCCTCGCCGGTCTGTCGTGGCATGCTATCGTGACACTGATTCTCATGCTGGCTCCACCTCAGGGCGATGCATACCAACTTGTGCTTAGTCTTGCACAGTATCCACTCAATGTCGTCAACACCGCCGTGGGGCTTGGTCTTTGTCTGACCTACGTCCCTGTTTCGTCGCGTTTCCGTGTGCCCTGGCTCCGTGAATGGAGGCCCACCTTTAGGGCGACGCTTCCTATTGCTATCTTTTTCACGCTCGTGTCCGCCTTTCTGGTCGTGGTGCCATGGATTCCTCCCCCCTCCGAAGAAGAGGCGACCTTCAAAGATATTTGGTATGGCATGGCCCCCTCTATTGCTTTGGGCTTTTTCGGTGCCGGCGCCCTTTACTGGTTCTGCTGGTATGTTTTGATGCCTGCGGTCGGCAAGTACAAGCTTGTCGAGCGCCAGTCATCCTTGAAAGACGGCACGCCGATCACGGTATTTGATCGCGTGCATCCATCGGAAGTCGATGACCATGTATCATATAATAGTTCAACCTAG
- a CDS encoding ATP-dependent RNA helicase DHX29 — MAKKKKLQLKSNVQRGFATTSQPKREAPPKEAPQAAEAASKTPDETPSAASQSTAPPVPKEAPSSDAFDPEAEELQALQNLVQLVYPKVEKETQRRGKTIQFQQRFAKTLLPASLDAGVCVETLAMVRHDAEAITDCEQVNFLADDPRQRMLRDTLGVSPPAESEAKALERALTLWELLLSLGFSREQATMALLYAPNLETEECVAWLVAQLEPQTYRALSFNVDTPQEYAAPKAASMDESIPPVYEGYTFTRAEQDPALVAKDTAPKKEDVRVVTASSVDAQTVERIRAQTDTLLQDLNAQLDQDDPLVDVIEHPNDAWSTARIVALQVDKDRARRSKLLGGVPDDELASLLSHAEASKRLDRLAARAKDMMQQSEMQPDFHRGLSNQRFRERMRQLEADEAAKAAELQREEEARQQRRADIEQLDELSASPDQEQDEAPQDEGLFDLLEEPAPAAPDASVQLRSIATQGSQRTPRSLLSDVLRHVDPGASYKFIPISSGTVHRSELRIQWTASGGRPPLVDTFRLTKEGCASRTLADDYVATIALNCFGRERQVQRHMSPGFRDIWDELESLRSQQMNAFLRDEVLHVQHTLRRRVPPAPPKREQRKTLMEPVVAPIATRAREPSDALRDMWTRRMSSEAYQAMLPGRRDLPIYQARDAILQCVATSQVVVLSGETGCGKSTQLPSYLMEDCLARGEPCKMYVTEPRRISAITLAERVSQELGEKPRSMGSPESLVGYAIRLESQIGANARLIYATTGMVLRMLESSVLDDVTHIIVDEVHERSIESDFLLIVLKKLMQERPDLKIVLMSATLDAERISAYFDGCPTLAVPGRTFPVDVHYLEDVLEMCDYTLDLESPYARTDKMNKVDLKTNIDDIEEDEDDVDDVPGIQDTQRYSAKTIDTLLHLNEHKIPYELLAALVERLCSDPAYESFSRAILVFLPGMGEIRECMRHLSELRRFQTECQVHVLHSSIASDEQTAAFAPPPQGMRKIVLATNMAETGITIPDITCVIDSGRHREMRYDEKRKISRLVDCFIARSNAKQRRGRAGRVQHGICFHLFTRKRHDEYLDAHPIPEMLRLSLQELALQLKVMPLRIGASIEDALSQALDPPLAANIQRAVASLVDVEALTPNEEITPLGRHLCHMPLDVHLAKFLLVAVLFGCVDAALSIAAVLNSKSPFLRNMGREAGRGRAAFHSTEAQSDFMAFAQMFRAWRSSVSRHQGQAFCSAHSLSADVLYQIEELRQQYFSYLIDTGFVQVDTDTRNALARRRSRQGRPRLMDIPAHLDTYGQSVPVVTLALVTAMYPKLLQVDEKTQQMRTLTNNQPAAVHPSSVNARRALGTPSTHFVLYHAIVYSHRLYAWETAVVDDRMVLLVGGDAEFKHTSRSMYIDHNRVRMSTYDAPSLVALRVLRAQLKDILQTSYRSPGRPWTPTQHRTMQLVFRTLGVSS, encoded by the coding sequence ATGGCCAAGAAGAAAAAGCTGCAGCTCAAGTCCAACGTGCAGCGCGGCTTTGCGACCACGTCGCAACcgaagcgcgaggcgccaccCAAAGAGGCGCCACAAGCTGCGGAAGCGGCATCCAAAACCCCCGATGAGACGCCCTCCGCCGCGAGCCAAAGTACGGCGCCCCCCGTGCCAAAGGaggcgccgagcagcgaTGCCTTCGACCCTGAAGCGGAAGAACTGCAGGCCCTGCAGAATCTTGTGCAGCTTGTCTATCCCAAGGTCGAGAAAGAGACGCAACGCCGCGGAAAGACGATCCAGTTTCAGCAGCGATTTGCCAAGACGCTCTTGCCGGCCTCCTTGGATGCGGGAGTGTGTGTCGAAACGCTGGCTATGGTGCGCCATGATGCTGAGGCTATCACGGACTGCGAACAGGTCAATTTTCTGGCAGATGACCCTCGGCAACGTATGCTCCGCGATACGCTCGGCGTATCTCCCCCAGCAGAGTCCGAGGCCAAGGCACTGGAGCGAGCACTCACGCTCTGGGAGCTACTCCTATCTCTCGGCTTTTCGCGCGAACAAGCAACGATGGCTTTGCTGTATGCACCCAATCTCGAGACGGAAGAGTGCGTGGcatggctcgtggcgcagctAGAGCCACAGACGTACCGAGCGCTCTCGTTCAATGTGGACACGCCACAAGAGTACGCCGCACCCAAAGCCGCTTCTATGGACGAGTCCATTCCGCCTGTCTACGAGGGCTATACATTCAcacgcgccgagcaggatCCTGCTCTGGTGGCGAAAGACACAGCCCCCAAAAAAgaggacgtgcgcgtcgtcacAGCCAGCAGCGTAGATGCCCAGACGGTGGAACGTATTCGTGCACAGACAGACACTTTGCTGCAGGATCTAAACGCACAGCTCGACCAAGACGATCCACTTGTCGACGTGATTGAGCACCCGAATGATGCCTGGAGCACAGCACGGATAGTAGCGCTACAAGTGGACAAAGAccgcgcgcgacgcagcaaACTGCTCGGAGGTGTCCCAGACGACGAACTTGCCTCGCTCTTATCGCATGCTGAGGCAAGCAAGCGGCTTGACCGGCTGGCCGCGCGTGCTAAGGACATGATGCAGCAGAGTGAGATGCAGCCTGACTTCCACCGCGGCTTGTCGAATCAACGATTCCGTGAACGTATGCGCCAGCTCGAAGCTGACGAAGCCGCCAAGGCAGCTGAGCTACAgcgtgaagaagaggcGCGACAACAGCGTCGCGCCGAtatcgagcagctcgacgaaTTATCGGCGTCGCCGGATCAAGAGCAGGATGAGGCGCCACAGGACGAGGGACTGTTCGACCTGCTAGAAGAGCCTGCCCCTGCTGCACCGGACGCAAgtgtgcagctgcgctcCATTGCTACGCAAGGTAGTCAGCGAACGCCGCGGTCCCTACTGAGTGACGTGCTTCGTCATGTGGATCCCGGTGCTTCGTACAAATTTATACCCATTTCGTCCGGCACAGTGCACCGCAGTGAGCTGCGAATCCAATGGACTGCAAGTGGCGGGCGTCCGCCACTGGTGGACACATTCAGGCTGACCAAAGAGGGATGTGCGTCCCGGACGTTGGCCGACGATTACGTCGCGACCATTGCCCTCAACTGCTTTGGCCGCGAGCGACAAGTCCAACGGCACATGTCGCCCGGTTTCCGCGATATATGGGACGAGCTAGAGAGTCTGCGCTCCCAGCAGATGAATGCATTTCTGCGCGACGAGGTCCTGCATGTGCAGCATACGCTGAGGAGGCGCGTGCCACCAGCACCGCCGAAacgcgagcagcgcaagacACTCATGGAGCCTGTAGTAGCCCCGATTGCCACGCGTGCGCGTGAGCCCAGTGATGCACTGCGTGACATGTGGACACGACGTATGTCCTCGGAGGCGTATCAGGCCATGCTGCCAGGTCGTCGCGACCTGCCGATCTACCAGGCTCGAGATGCCATCCTCCAATGCGTAGCTACGTCCCAGGTGGTGGTGCTCAGTGGTGAGACGGGCTGTGGCAAGTCTACGCAGCTGCCATCGTACTTGATGGAGGACTGCCTCGCACGTGGTGAGCCCTGCAAAATGTATGTCACGGAGCCACGGCGAATCTCTGCTATAACGTTGGCAGAGCGGGTGTCACAGGAACTGGGTGAAAAGCCACGCTCGATGGGATCGCCAGAGAGCTTGGTGGGCTACGCCATCCGTCTAGAAAGTCAAATTGGCGCGAATGCACGCCTCATATATGCTACTACAGGTATGGTGCTACGCATGCTCGAGTCATCTGTGCTAGATGACGTAACGCACATTATCGTGGACGAGGTACACGAGCGGTCCATTGAGTCGGACTTTTTGCTCATTGTGCTCAAAAAGCTGATGCAAGAGCGACCTGACCTGAAGATTGTGCTCATGTCAGCCACATTGGATGCAGAGCGCATAAGTGCGTACTTTGACGGGTGCCCCACGCTCGCTGTCCCTGGCCGGACCTTCCCTGTCGACGTGCATTACCTGGAGGATGTGCTGGAAATGTGCGACTACACTCTCGACCTCGAGTCACCCTATGCTCGGACAGACAAGATGAACAAGGTCGATCTCAAGACAAATATCGATGACAtcgaggaggacgaggacgatgtCGATGACGTGCCAGGCATACAAGACACGCAGCGCTACAGTGCCAAGACCATTGATACACTCCTCCACTTGAACGAGCACAAGATTCCCTACGAActgctggcggcgctcgtaGAGCGTCTGTGCTCAGACCCCGCGTATGAGTCATTTAGCCGCGCGatcctcgtcttcctccCGGGTATGGGCGAGATTCGCGAATGCATGCGGCATCTGAGTGAGCTGCGCCGGTTCCAGACTGAGTGTCAggtgcatgtgctgcatTCGAGCATCGCATCAGACGAGCAAACGGCCGCCTTTGCACCACCCCCGCAAGGCATGCGTAAGATTGTGCTTGCAACGAATATGGCCGAGACAGGTATTACGATCCCAGATATTACGTGTGTGATCGACTCGGGACGGCATCGCGAAATGCGCTACGACGAGAAGCGCAAGATTAGTCGACTGGTTGACTGCTTCATTGCACGCAGTAACGCAAAGCAGCGCCGCGGACGAGCTGGACGCGTTCAGCACGGTATTTGCTTCCATCTCTTTACCCGTAAGCGGCATGACGAGTACTTGGATGCGCATCCCATACCGGAAATGCTGCGTCTATCGCTGCAGGAACTCGCATTGCAGCTCAAAGTCATGCCGCTTCGCATCGGTGCCAGCATTGAAGATGCACTTTCACAAGCGCTTGATCCGCCACTCGCGGCCAACATCCAGCGCGctgtggcgtcgctggtcGATGTCGAGGCCCTAACGCCGAACGAGGAGATCACGCCACTCGGCCGCCACTTGTGCCATATGCCTCTGGACGTGCACCTCGCCAAGTTTTTGCTCGTGGCCGTGCTCTTCGGCTGCGTAGATGCAGCTCTGTCAATCGCCGCTGTTCTCAATTCCAAGTCGCCCTTCCTCAGAAATATGGGTCGCGAGGCAGGTCGTGGACGTGCGGCGTTCCATTCGACCGAGGCGCAGAGCGACTTTATGGCGTTCGCTCAAATGTTccgcgcatggcgctcgtccGTATCTCGCCACCAAGGCCAGGCGTTCTGCTCAGCGCATTCTCTCAGTGCTGATGTACTATATCAAATCGAAGAGCTTCGGCAGCAATACTTTTCATACTTGATCGATACTGGGTTCGTGCAGGTCGACACGGACACACGCAATGCCCTGGCTCGGCGTCGATCTCGACAGGGTCGCCCTCGTTTGATGGACATTCCAGCGCACCTCGACACCTATGGTCAGAGCGTCCCGGTGGTTACCCTAGCGCTTGTCACAGCCATGTATCCTAAGCTCTTACAGGTTGATGAGAAGACCCAGCAGATGCGCACCCTTACCAACAACCAGCCAGCGGCCGTGCACCCATCTTCAGTGAAtgcacgtcgtgcgctAGGGACGCCTTCTACCCATTTTGTGTTATACCATGCGATTGTATACTCGCACCGACTGTATGCATGGGAAACGGCCGTCGTGGATGACCGCATGGTGCTACTGGTGGGCGGTGATGCAGAGTTCAAGCACACGAGTCGGAGCATGTATATCGACCACAACCGTGTACGCATGTCAACATACGACGCGCCGTCTCTCGTGGCGCTCCGCGTGCTTCGAGCGCAGCTGAAAGACATCTTGCAGACATCGTATCGCTCCCCAGGACGACCGTGGACGCCAACGCAGCACCGGACGATGCAGCTCGTATTCCGCACCTTGGGTGTATCGTCATGA